A region from the Musa acuminata AAA Group cultivar baxijiao chromosome BXJ1-10, Cavendish_Baxijiao_AAA, whole genome shotgun sequence genome encodes:
- the LOC135595788 gene encoding lysine histidine transporter 1-like, translating to MSEPERNDLLQQSKEKAIDDWLPITSNRSAKWWYSAFHNVTAMVGAGVLSLPYAMAELGWGPGVAVLVLSWIITLYTLWQMVEMHEMVPGKRFDRYHELGQHVFGEKLGLWIIVPQQLIVEVGTDIVYMVTGGRSIKKFHDTICPDCKNIKLSYFIMIFASVQFVLSQLPDFNSISGVSLAAAVMSLSYSTIAWVASVEKGQPDVDYSYKASTTTGVVFNFLSALGDVAFAYAGHNVVLEIQATIPSTPEKPSKKPMWRGVVVAYLVVAICYFPVALIGYWAFGNAVDDNILITLEKPRWLIATANIFVVIHVIGSYQIYAMPVFDMIETVLVKKFHLPPGLTLRLVARSAYVAFTMFVGIAVPFFGGLLGFLGGFAFAPTTYFLPCIMWLAIYKPKKFSLSWITNWICIILGVLLMILSPIGGMRTIILSAKDYAFFS from the exons ATGAGCGAGCCGGAACGCAATGACCTCCTGCAGCAGAGCAAGGAGAAGGCCATCGACGACTGGCTTCCCATCACCTCGAACCGGAGCGCCAAGTGGTGGTACTCTGCcttccacaatgtcacggccatgGTCGGCGCCGGCGTCCTCAGCTTGCCCTACGCCATGGCAGAACTCGGATG GGGGCCTGGCGTGGCGGTGCTCGTCTTGTCGTGGATCATCACCTTGTACACCCTATGGCAGATGGTGGAGATGCACGAGATGGTCCCTGGCAAGCGATTCGACCGCTACCACGAGCTGGGACAGCATGTGTTTGGAGAAAAGCTCGGGCTCTGGATCATCGTCCCGCAGCAGCTGATCGTGGAGGTCGGCACCGACATCGTGTACATGGTCACCGGTGGCAGGTCCATCAAGAAGTTCCACGACACCATCTGCCCCGACTGCAAGAACATCAAGCtttcttacttcatcatgatcttCGCCTCCGTGCAGTTTGTTCTCTCTCAGCTTCCCGACTTCAACTCCATCTCAGGCGTCTCCTTGGCCGCGGCTGTCATGTCCCTCAG CTACTCTACCATTGCCTGGGTTGCATCCGTGGAGAAAGGCCAACCAGATGTTGATTACAGCTACAAGGCTTCAACCACAACAGGAGTTGTCTTCAACTTCCTCAGTGCGCTGGGAGATGTTGCCTTTGCATATGCAGGGCACAATGTGGTGCTGGAAATCCAAGCAACCATACCTTCCACTCCTGAGAAGCCTTCGAAGAAACCAATGTGGAGGGGTGTGGTTGTTGCTTACCTTGTTGTTGCTATTTGCTACTTCCCTGTTGCTCTAATTGGATACTGGGCCTTTGGCAATGCTGTTGATGACAACATTCTCATCACCCTTGAGAAGCCAAGGTGGTTGATTGCAACTGCCAATATATTCGTCGTGATCCATGTCATCGGAAGTTATCAG ATCTATGCCATGCCTGTGTTTGACATGATAGAAACAGTGCTTGTCAAGAAATTCCACCTTCCGCCAGGTCTTACTCTTCGCTTAGTTGCAAGAAGTGCTTATGTTG CATTTACAATGTTCGTGGGCATAGCCGTCCCTTTCTTTGGGGGTTTGCTTGGGTTTCTCGGAGGCTTTGCATTTGCACCAACAACTTATTTT CTCCCCTGCATCATGTGGCTAGCTATCTACAAGCCAAAGAAGTTCAGCTTGTCTTGGATCACAAACTGG ATCTGCATTATACTGGGGGTTCTACTGATGATCTTATCACCTATTGGAGGAATGAGGACGATCATATTAAGTGCAAAGGACTACGCATTTTTCTCATGA
- the LOC135585875 gene encoding uncharacterized protein LOC135585875 — MAGGFRVLHLVRPFLAFLPEVQSADRKIPFREKVIYTVISLFIFLVCSQLPLYGIHSTTGADPFYWMRVILASNRGTVMELGITPIVTSGLVMQLLVGSKIIEVDNSVREDRALLNGAQKLLGILIAIGEAVAYVLSGMYGSVSQLGTGNAILIILQLFFAGIIVICLDELLQKGYGLGSGISLFIATNICENIIWKAFSPTTINSGRGAEFEGAVIALFHLLITRTDKVRALREAFYRQNLPNVTNLLATVLVFLIVIYFQGFRVVLPVRSKNARGQQGSYPIKLFYTSNMPIILQSALVSNLYFISQLLYRRYSGNFLVNLLGKWKESEYSGQSIPVGGIAYYITAPSSLVDMAANPFHALFYIVFMLSACALFSKTWIEVSGSSARDVAKQLKEQQMVMPGHRESNLQKELNRYIPTAAAFGGMCIGALTVIADFMGAIGSGTGILLAVTIIYQYFETFEKERASELGFFGL, encoded by the exons ATGGCAGGAGGGTTCAGAGTGCTCCATCTTGTTAGGCCATTCCTAGCATTCTTGCCTGAAGTTCAGAGTGCTGATCGTAAAATTCCCTTTAGGGAAAAAGTTATCTACACTGTCATCTCCCTCTTTATCTTTCTAGTTTGCAGTCAGCTTCCTCTTTATGGTATTCACTCAACTACTGGAGCGGATCCCTTTTATTGGATGCGTGTGATCCTTGCATCAAATCGGGGAACTGTCATGGAACTTGGTATTACTCCAATTGTGACTTCTGGACTAGTGATGCAGCTCTTGGTTGGGTCAAAGATCATTGAAGTTGACAACAGTGTACGGGAGGATCGTGCTCTTTT AAATGGCGCTCAAAAGTTGCTTGGCATTCTAATTGCTATTGGAGAGGCTGTTGCATATGTTCTATCTGGAATGTATGGAAGTGTCAGCCAACTGGGAACTGGGAATGCTATTCTGATAATACTTCAGCTTTTTTTTGCTGGTATCATTGTCATTTGTTTGGATGAACTTCTCCAGAAAGGATATGGTTTGGGATCTGGTATATCATTGTTCATTGCTACCAATATCTG TGAAAATATCATCTGGAAGGCATTTAGCCCGACGACCATAAACAGTGGACGTGGTGCTGAATTCGAAGGTGCCGTTATTGCTCTGTTCCATTTACTGATTACACGCACAGATAAAGTTCGTGCTCTTCGTGAGGCCTTCTACCGTCAGAACCTTCCAAATGTGACCAACTTGCTTGCGACGGTCTTGGTCTTCCTCATAGTAATCTATTTCCAAGGTTTTCGTGTTGTGTTGCCTGTGAGGTCGAAGAATGCCCGTGGACAGCAAGGTTCCTACCCTATTAAATTGTTTTACACCTCCAATATGCCCATCATTTTGCAGTCGGCACTTGTCTCTAATCTGTACTTCATCTCCCAG TTGTTGTACAGGAGGTACAGTGGAAATTTTCTGGTAAATCTGTTAGGTAAGTGGAAGGAATCCGAGTATTCTGGCCAATCCATCCCTGTGGGTGGTATTGCTTACTATATAACGGCACCATCGAG CTTGGTGGATATGGCAGCGAATCCATTTCATGCACTCTTCTATATTGTTTTTATGCTCTCAGCTTGTGCTCTTTTCTCAAAGACTTGGATAGAAGTCTCTGGATCGTCAGCAAGAGATGTGGCCAAGCAGCTTAAG GAGCAACAAATGGTGATGCCCGGGCATCGAGAGTCAAATTTGCAGAAGGAATTGAACAGATACATCCCGACCGCTGCAGCTTTCGGTGGAATGTGCATTGGCGCATTGACAGTTATAGCAGATTTCATGGGTGCAATCGGTTCTGGAACTGGAATTCTTCTTGCCGTAACAATCATATATCAGTACTTTGAGACATTTGAGAAGGAAAGAGCCAGCGAGCTCGGGTTCTTTGGTCTTTGA